From one Mytilus edulis chromosome 1, xbMytEdul2.2, whole genome shotgun sequence genomic stretch:
- the LOC139486489 gene encoding uncharacterized protein, translating to MSMSDTSRLIKESRRIVDASNDVNLNSGTLLNMILEIGTGINSTMRRMETSMEKRLDDLKQDFLTVSARVRTLENQASDFNKKLSDCETSCQGVSNLFDQVSGQVKTNIRNINNHDTRIKKLEDNTIVRPGVPSVINSKEIESLKSAILDLQCRSMKNNLIFTGLHRVPGEDTEELLRSFLYDELKIDYRIEFGNVHRFRTKGDNRRAPIVARFLYHRDLEYVLANATRLKGRPYGIREQFPHEIEQKRKELYPVLKQAKQQNRQASLVRDRLYIDNQLYIPNTVLEDTRTEHTGSSSTNHDTSPKGSYSSDTPPSKRQRQGPSPGPPHTDDSPNSGR from the coding sequence ATGTCGATGAGCGATACGTCGAGGTTGATTAAAGAGAGCCGAAGAATAGTTGACGCTTCCAATGATGTAAATCTGAACTCCGGCACATTGCTTAACATGATTTTGGAAATAGGTACGGGTATCAACTCTACAATGAGACGAATGGAAACAAGTATGGAGAAGCGCCTTGATGATTTGAAACAAGATTTCTTAACGGTGTCAGCTAGGGTTAGAACATTAGAAAACCAGGCGAGCGATTTCAACAAAAAGCTGTCAGACTGCGAGACTAGCTGCCAAGGTGTTAGCAATCTTTTCGATCAGGTATCTGGACAAGTAAAAACTAACATACGTAATATAAACAATCATGATACGAGAATTAAGAAACTTGAAGACAACACCATCGTCCGACCGGGTGTTCCATCAGTCATCAATTCAAAGGAAATTGAGTCCTTAAAGTCAGCCATTCTTGACTTGCAATGCAGGTCAATGAAAAACAATCTGATCTTTACGGGATTGCATAGAGTTCCGGGTGAAGATACGGAAGAGCTTTTGCGATCATTTCTATACGATGAGCTGAAGATCGACTACAGGATCGAATTCGGCAATGTCCATCGATTCCGAACAAAGGGGGACAACAGAAGAGCACCGATAGTTGCAAGATTCCTATATCACCGTGATCTTGAATATGTTTTAGCAAATGCTACCAGACTAAAAGGTAGACCATACGGAATACGGGAGCAATTTCCTCATGAAATTGAACAAAAGCGGAAGGAACTGTATCCGGTATTAAAACAGGCCAAACAGCAAAATAGACAAGCCTCTCTTGTGCGTGATAGGCTATACATAGACAACCAGCTCTACATTCCTAACACGGTACTAGAGGACACTAGAACGGAGCATACTGGCTCTTCATCAACAAACCATGACACGAGCCCAAAAGGTTCTTATTCTAGTGATACCCCTCCTAGCAAAAGACAGCGACAGGGACCGTCTCCTGGCCCACCGCACACAGATGATTCACCAAATTCTGGCAGATAG